The nucleotide window taagcatttaaaaaaaaagagggatcatacaaacggcatgtttttatttagtactgacctgaataagatatttcacatagaagacatttaataaaaaaagaaaatagttgaatttataaaaaaataataattgattcttaatattgtgttattacctgaatgatccacagctgtgttttttgtttattgatagtttttcatgggtcccttgtttgtcctgaacagttaaacttcctgctgttcttcagaaaaatccctcaggttccaaaaattctttagttttttttagcattctcattttacacaaaaaagctgaaaaaccaaagaatttgtgggacttcaTGACTAACTCACtagactcatgaataactatcattaaacaaaaaactaagctgtggatgattcaggtaacaacacggtattaagaatcaaacttttttttaaacaaggacatttttataaattcaactcttgtggactatatcgatctatatcttttatgtgaagtaccttattcaggtcagtactaaataaaaaaacaacatgcattttgtatgatacctcttattttggtaaaataattttgattatttgatttgattctgcaaaatgtatgtaaacttttgacctcaactgtaaatagaTTTATGTGCTGGATCATTAGCATcaaatgcatttataaaataaatcaatcaataaataaataacacaaggcTGTAATACCTGTTTGCGCCTATAAAGCTCCTCCTCCTCTCTCCTTTTCTGTTCTTCTCGCCTTTTTTCATCTCTCCTTTTTCTTTCCTCTTCCTCACGCTTGGCCCTGAGTTCAGCTTCTCTTCTGTCTTGTAGCTGAAACAATGCAATGAGAAGAGGAGTATGAGTCTGGTGCATTTCCTCAGATCACCAGCAGAGGCCATCAGCAGCAACTCTTACCTTCTGAAGCTGTTCTAGAATTGGACCCTGAGATGAAGAATTCATTAAGTCCCATAGATTGGCCTCACCGCCtgctcaaggaaaaaaaaaaaaaaacaaagttcatTTATTTTCAGATGCAAGTGTGAAGGAAAAAAAGCAAGTGTTTTTGTGTGTACCCGATGGCTGTGAGGCTGAGGTATGCATGTCCCACATGGACCCTGTATCTGGCACTGACATCGACCTGTTTAACGAAGGCATCATACCCTGCTCTCCACacctacacacacaaaaaacaaaccTTGTAATGCATGAAATGTACTAAGTGACACTGCAAAAAGACAAACACGAACTCACCTGTTGATGAGCTGGAACAGCTGCTGTTGCTGGAGTTGCTGGTAAAGAGCCGTGGCAGCAGCTAATTCCTGCTGCTTCTTCAGCCGCTCCTGATCCATATTACCCTGAAAGACACAGAGAGTGTTCAATAACACACATTAAACCAGAACAGAGAGTTCAAATACATGCATTTATTCATGAGAGAGAAACTCTTGAGATATGCATAAGCACAAGATATCCAtgtttaaagaaattatatttaagaCATCAAGATGTTAATGCAAATTGTAAAAACaccaatataaataaattaaagatgATAATATTTATTCCATCCTGatggttctttttttaatttaaatttatctaTTCTAAAATGGCTTAAGAGTATTTTTTTTAGCTTCATGGTATTTACCTACACtgcaaaagtttaggatcagcaagatttctgatGTTTATAAAGGAacctcttctgctcatcaaggctgcttttacttaccaaaaatacagaaaataactaTAATatcgtaaaatattattacatttaaaaaaaaaaacgtttttgtattttaatatactttatatataatttatttctgtgatgcaaacctgaattttcagcatcattactccaattttcagtgtcacgtgatacaTCAgatatcactctaatatgctgatttattatcaacgttggaaacagttgtgccgcttaatattttttggaacctgtgatactttttcaggattctttaatgaataaaagtgTAAAAGCACAGCATTTAAATTGAAATCTTTCTTAACTTTTCATTTGTTTTAGTTcagaaattcagcattgcatcacagaaataaattatactttaaagtatattaaaatagaaaactattattttaactcgcaataatatttcacaatattgctgcttttttctatatttttgattaaattattgcagcattgatgagcataagaaacttctttaaaagacATAACTTTTAAACGGCAGTGTATAAACAATACCACTATTACTACTAAAATAATTATTCAAACTTTTTAAAAGCATAATCACGCAATTTTTCTTCCATTTTTTAACAGTACTTTGTTTGCAAAATAAATTTCATTGGAttacaagaaaaaatatattaatgttttatgccttcatttgattaccaaaaaaaaaaaaaaatcataaaatagaATATTTCTTAGGGCCCTAAAAATTagatttttgtataatttttactaaattgctgttaaattgtataTGTTTCATAATTTGAATAAAATGAAgtgcagaaaaataaaaacagaaaaaaaaaaagaaaaaaatttgggaaaaaaataaaaccaattgCATAGGGCCCTTAATTAATATGATAAATGGAGTCTATAGccaaatttacactgcaaaatttcACATTATAACAATCCAGAATGATTTGTAAGATTTGCATTTACATTTGTTAATGTTCCAAAGAAGTAATAttattgtactgtaaaataaaaaaaataaaatacaaattttaataatacaaataattttatataaaagtataaaaaaaagcatttcagtAAAGAAATTTAGGACCTACACAGACACTAgactgtttttgttttgcaaattataaaatgtttagttttacattttgaagtaagatttgaatactttaaGACAGCCTGCACACATTTCACACGAACACATATGCAAATGTAGACAAAtacacacagagacagacagacacacgtTTACAAACACGCTTAATCCCATTTGAATTCAAACAAAAACTAATGGACAACAAACTCCGTAGACTGCAAATAACCCCATGGAATATAACGCCCAAACATTCACCCTTCCACCCAGAGACTCACTATTGCCCCCCGGGGTGGGTGAGGGCGAAGCTGGGCTTGATTCCTCACCAAGAGGGGCGGAGGGGAAGGGCCAGGGGCGAAAGGCACACGCCCCCACATCTTAATGACTTCCCCCAGCGGCTGAAATCCCTCATCACAACCACGTTTAACAAGCAGGTTCATGGCGAAATACCCCGCCTGAAACCATTCACACATCTCTACTGTACTGAAAGGACCTGAGAGAGACAGAACAGACAAAAGAGGAGGTATTAACGGACTATACTCAAAGCACTGCTCCATATGCATGAGTTGACCTCCTATGAGAGAATGCGTGCGTACCCTGAATCTCTCCTTGCGGGTCTTTGTAAAACCATTTCATGGCCGAGTCATGGGAGAGAGGAAGAGCAGAGGCTGTGTTTCTGCTCTCCTGAAGAGCCTGGGTGAAGCACTCTTCCTCTAGAGATGTGTCTTGGAGCGCTGCCACCATCTTCTCTGCCTCCTACACACATAAATCACCATCAAAAACTCTTTTCCACTCAAAGAAAGAACGTGTGCAATAAACAACGTAATTTACCTAAATTGGAAACATGTTCTACACTTTTTGTagcatttatttcattaaaactgTACCGTTCATATATTAaatgaaaagttcacttccagaacaaaaattcacagatgatttactcacccccttgtcatccaagatgttcatgtctttctatcttcagtcgaaaagaaattgttttttttttttgaggaaaacatttcaggatttttctccataaaacGGACTTCAAAGGTGCCTATGGggttgaacttctaaaatgcagcttcaaaagatcccagccgagaaataaggattatttttatttttaattgacattttatatacttctttacctcaaatgctcgtcttgtctagctctgcgtgagctctgtgtattccggttcaagacagttagggtatgtcgaaaaactcccatctcattttcttctccaacttaaaaatcatcctacatcgctgttttgcctttttttgtgaagggcatttgatcttctttgcacgttcactttgtaaacactggttctGTATTTCTGTTGCGATgtaagacaattttgaagttgtagaagaaaatgagatgggaatttttcaacctaccctaactgtcttgaaccagaatacacagagttgacacagaactagacaagaggagcatttgaggtttaaaaaaagtatctaaattgtcaatttttttagaGAAAATAACGATCATTTCGCTAggtaagacacttcttcctcggctgggatcatttagtgcCCTTTAaagcggcatttaaactgcattttggaagttcaaactcgggagcaccatagaagtccactatatggagagaaatcctaaaatgtatttctcaaaaaaaaaaaatttttaacaaCTGAAGAAATACaagaacatcttgggtgacaagggggtgagtaaattatctgtaattttttgttcaggaagtgaacttctcctttaattccAGTTTCTAGCACAAaactaatgcattataaaaatatgtgaccctggaccacaaaaccagtcataaggtaaaattttacaaaactgagatgtatacatcatatgaaagctcaataaataagctttctattgatgtatggtttgttaggataggacaatatttggtcgagatacatctatttgaaaatctggaatctgagggtgcaaaaaaatcaaaatactgagaaaatcacctttaaagttgtccaaattaagttcttaacaatgcatattactaatcaaaaattacattttgatatatttacagtaggaattttacaaaaaatcttaatgaaacatgatctttacttaatttcctaatgatttttggcataaaagaaaaaaacaataattttgacccataccatgtatttttggctattgctacaaatataccccagcgacttaagactggttttgtggtccagggtcacatataagtaatAATTTAGTTCTAATTTAGTCTTAGTTTAGTCTAAATCGAAGTTTCTGAAACAAAAACATTagaaattattatttacatttattactaaTTAGACATAGattataacaaaaaatataaatagtttCATTTTACATGACCTTTTTCCCACCCTCTCTCTAAGAATTTAATGAGAAGTTCATTTAATGAGAGGTAAAATTTCCTGATAGGTTACACACCGCTATGTCATCCAAATtgttcacatctttctttcttcagtcaaaaagaaattaaggtttttgaggaaaacatttcagtatttttctccatatactggacttcaatggggatcagtgggttgaaggtccaagttgcagtttcaatacagcttcaaagggctctacacaatctcagccaagaaataaggatcttatctagagaaacaatcggccattttcttaaaaaaagtaaAGCGCATATACTTTTTAACGACAAATGCTCGACTTGAACTAGCTCTACGATGCTCGTCTTTGCcggtgtacttcggttcaaaaagtaGGATAGGGCGAAAAACTACATCTCGTTATTTCTTTTGTAatgggcatttgactttctttgcacgttgctttgtaaacactgggttgggggcttctgcctacgtcacacgtgacctttccaacgtaacCACAAAATGCACAAACTTGAGCTAacgcaagatgagcatttgtggctaaaaagtatataaatttgtatttttcttaaaaaatgacagATGGTTTCACTAGGTAAGAGCCTTATTCattagctgggattgtgtagagccttttgaagctgcactgaaactgcaatttggaccttcaacccattggccaccactgaagtccgctatatggagaaaaatcctggaatgttttccttgaaaacctttctttttgactaaagaaagacagacatgaacatcttggatgacatgggtgtgagtaaattatcaagaaattgtCATTctcaagtgaactaatcctttaagcagaTGCTTTTTTACTATTGTACACTTAGGACCTCTGCATGGAAATAAACTTGCTGTGATTGGCTAATCCTCACAAATCTAAAATAGTTAACAATGACCTCATCAGGTGAATACGCAAAGCATCTAATAATATAATCAAACTTGTTTTTGTGGTACCTGTTGCAGGTGCTTCATGCCCTCATCATCCTCAATATCACCCCCCGGTGGTGGGAGGTCAGTAGCAGCAGAGGACAAAGAGGGAGGCGATGAAGGCAAACTGGAGGAGGCACTGGGGCTCAAATCTAACATGGCCTCTGATAACActacaaaaaaaaagacaatacacAAGTGAAGCATCATCCATCTACACAGCTATAGGAAAAAtcgatttaaaatgtattttaccttCACTTGGTAGTTTGTTGGGAATGGAGGGGGCAGGCTGAGGCTCTTCCAGGCCAGAGGGGGCAGCAGAGGGCACAGCCTCAGGGACAGAAGTAGGAAGAGTTGGAGGGAGAGGAGGAGAAGGGGAAGGAGAAACCGGTTTCACTTCAGTTTCAGACATTGGAGCAGAGTCAATGACATCTGTAGAAAGGGAAAAGAAAGTAAGATGAAAACAAAAATcccttggtttaaaaaaaaaaaaatctttttctcACACATAGCAATCATATAAACTTTTGATAACACTTTACATTAAGgttaattagttaacattagttaacaagaactaagaataaacaatacacttacagcatttattaatcataGTTAATGGtgatttcagcatttactaatgcattattaaaatctcaAGTCGTATTTGTAAACATTAGTTGATGTactgtgaactaacaatgaacaactgtatttctataaacattaacaaagattaataaatcgtgtaataaatgttttgttcattCTATGCTCAtggttagttaatacattaactaatgtaacTAATGTAATTACCCATTTTTTTCCAGAACTGTGCTTCAAGCGtctaattttttaaatttcagttcCCACCTTTCTCGCTTTTTTCAGCACCATTGCCGTTCTTCTTCTCTTGATTAGCACCGTCCTCTTCCTCATCCTCCAACCCCTGGAACTCAAACTCCTCTTCTGGAATAGGATCTTTCGGGCCCTTCTAACACAACAGAagttgaaaaatgtaaataaaaaaaaaccccaTAAAAACCTGAAATCATTAGAGATTAGATCTTACGGTCTCACCTTTAAAGACATAAACGCTCCAGAAGAATCAAAGGTTCCCATTTCTCCATCTTCCTCATCTGTACACCACTCTGGCAGACCGTCTCTCTCCTCCTCTGCTCCTTCGCTGCCTGCTCTCCTTCTGCCTCCCTCATTTCCTCCATCCCGGAAGTCGAAGTCAAACTTCCTGCGGCGAACTTCCCCTGGACCAGAGTGTTCCCGCCAACCAGCCGAGCGAGGACCACCATCTAGGACGAAGTTtgataagacttttttttaatatgtattttattttcagcagccattactccagtcttcagtgtcgcatgattcttcagaagtaattttaatattctgatttgctacttaaaaacatttcttattattattatggtggtgaaaacagcagagtagaatttgtttaggtttctttgatgactagaaagttcagaagaacagcatttatctgaaatggatgacttttgtaacattatgaaatctttttatcatcacttttatccttactaaataaaagtattaattactttACCAATTTGTTTTTTAATGATTCATTTAAGCATGATTCATAttagtaatgatgcagaaaatttagctttgatcacagtaacaaataacattttaaaaaatattcacagttattttaaatagtagaaatatttcaaaatttgactgtttttgctgttctttggatcaaataaattaaggCTTGATGAGCGGAAGAcacgtctttaaaaaaacattacaaatcttactgttcaaaaacttttgactggtagtgtatgtttaacTGAACTTAAGCAAATCTAATATTAAATAGTGGTgaaatcaaatttaatttaattttcaatgCCAACACACTGCGTTACCATCTCTTCGTGAGCCAGTGATTCTCCAGCTGCCACCAGCGGTTGTCTCTCCTGTCTCCTCTTCTTCCTGTTCCTCTCTCAGAATGCGCCAGTTGTCACTATCAGAGCGCATGAACTCCTTTCTGCCACCCGGACCGCCCTCCTCGAAACCCAGGCGCACACCTTCCCTCCGCAGAGGTTTCTCAAAACGTCTCTCACTTCTGCAGAATGAAAAGAGACAGAGGCTTTCAATTTGCCTCTAAATCTAGATTGTTTGCTAATAAATGTACTTTATATTAATTGAGACAAGAGATAAAAGGAACAAACTGAGACTACAATAGGAAAAATAGCACAAAAGTGAAATTAAActaaacaagaaaataaaacaattagGAATACCTGTCATCCCAGCTCTGACTGCGATGGATCTCTCGAACGCTACGACCAAAACCGCCCTCTCCTTCCTCAGTGGTTCTTTGGTAGAATCCGCCCTCTCCTCTTCCTCGACCTAAACACACAGTGTGACATAAACTTTAGCATCCCCATCAATACATGAATAATTACCACGCATGTACACATAAATAGATCAACTTGCCTCGACCGCCTCTTACACTGCCTCGGCCTCGGTTCACCCCAGCTGGGACGGCCCCGCCCCCCTTACCCATAAGCCTCAGCACAGCCACGCTGTTGACAGACATGGAGAAGTTTCTCTGCAAGGAGAGAAAACACATGAGGAATGAAACCAGGACCACACCAAAAACCGCAAAATCAGTGGAGATAACATCATTGTACTGccaaaggcctttttttttataAGAGCGTTTACGGTTTCTGAAAAATGTGCTCGCCCCACCTCAGATTACTTTCAGAGgggagtgtgtgcgtgtgtgatgCATGTCTAATCAGCCTCAAGCTCAAAATGCCAGACGTGTAAGTGTGCGCCTTTCACCTGCTCTTCTTCAGTGAGAGGCAACAGTGCCAGTGGCTGTTGAGGCTCATCCTGCAGAATAGCAGCAAACTCCTTATCCTGCATTTCTTCAGGgacctgaaaacacacacactatgACTCACTCTTCTTTTGCAAATGATGGACTCAAAATATCAGGAAATTTACATCTGGACAGAGAAACattttaaagggattgttcacccaaaaatgaaaattaccccatgatttactcatcctcaagccatcctagatgtatatgactttcttcttttagatcaATACAATCCGAGTTATATTAAGAAATGCCCTGATTCTTCCAAGCTTTCTAATGCTAGTGGTCCAGTTTGAAAGCAAAATGAAGTTTGTCCATGAAAAGTGCACCACACaactccagggggttaataaaagccTCCTGAAGCGAATCGACGCATTTGTGTAAGATAGCACATATCCATATTTCAAACTTCgcaaactgtaatctctagtttTCACTAACTGTTGTACGACGCAGGCATAGCATAAGCTCTGGTAAGTGACAAACATGGAagagtggagagagcaaaacataACGGTGAATGAATTATGAATtagaagcagtgttgtttttgacaaccatcttagatttagtcttagtcttagtcttttggactaaaatgattcttagttttagtcaaattttagtcacttctatatgtgatagttttagtccaattttagtcgacgaaaagtcaaaaagattttagtctagttttagtcgacgaaaagtcaaaaaggttttagtctagttttagtcaaaaaaaagggaaaaaagtagtcttttaacaaattaatgtaggtcagtaagtattttgctcttgggtagtgtcacttataagttctgaaaatagcagatctatagttcaacacaatgtgagcttccggatcgactattttcaccaataattacaataatgaaggaatgttttagaacataaaagacaaacaaggatggaatgctaaaacggcttgccatactagtatagcaaagagtatttaatgctaaaacggcttgccatagcgtcagatactattt belongs to Garra rufa chromosome 3, GarRuf1.0, whole genome shotgun sequence and includes:
- the gigyf1a gene encoding GRB10-interacting GYF protein 1, with the protein product MTAETLNFGPEWLRALSSGGSVSSPPASPAMPKYKLAEYRYGREEMLALYVKDNKVPEEMQDKEFAAILQDEPQQPLALLPLTEEEQRNFSMSVNSVAVLRLMGKGGGAVPAGVNRGRGSVRGGRGRGRGEGGFYQRTTEEGEGGFGRSVREIHRSQSWDDRSERRFEKPLRREGVRLGFEEGGPGGRKEFMRSDSDNWRILREEQEEEETGETTAGGSWRITGSRRDDGGPRSAGWREHSGPGEVRRRKFDFDFRDGGNEGGRRRAGSEGAEEERDGLPEWCTDEEDGEMGTFDSSGAFMSLKKGPKDPIPEEEFEFQGLEDEEEDGANQEKKNGNGAEKSEKDVIDSAPMSETEVKPVSPSPSPPLPPTLPTSVPEAVPSAAPSGLEEPQPAPSIPNKLPSEVLSEAMLDLSPSASSSLPSSPPSLSSAATDLPPPGGDIEDDEGMKHLQQEAEKMVAALQDTSLEEECFTQALQESRNTASALPLSHDSAMKWFYKDPQGEIQGPFSTVEMCEWFQAGYFAMNLLVKRGCDEGFQPLGEVIKMWGRVPFAPGPSPPPLLVRNQAQLRPHPPRGAIGNMDQERLKKQQELAAATALYQQLQQQQLFQLINRCGEQGMMPSLNRSMSVPDTGSMWDMHTSASQPSGGEANLWDLMNSSSQGPILEQLQKLQDRREAELRAKREEEERKRRDEKRREEQKRREEEELYRRKQQQDLLMKLLQQAPRQGSSSSGSSWSGGSIPGLGKQTKPLNLLDVQQEAERMHKQQHRVQQQQRWGDASSLWGGAGSLDGKVGGSGSPSGGGMGVWDEALKNQSALRNNMGLKNSRSSPSLSEQYMIRGRKRTEEEDRLLKLLQGMKSQDGFTTWCEQMLHALNTSANNSSSSQDVPTIVAYLKEVESPYEVLNFICSYLGDTVEAKEFARQFLERRAKQKANHQRQQQQLSKEMAGLSMNNFPLQDSVRGMNPSALQSMFQAVHSGKGGVVYDQATKLKKKQPMMLHSDPSILGYSFHNGPDRYGLNEMEMVEDY